DNA sequence from the Hemibagrus wyckioides isolate EC202008001 linkage group LG20, SWU_Hwy_1.0, whole genome shotgun sequence genome:
GATTAGCATGACGTGTACACGAGAGCATTAGCATGAGGTCCGAGGTGCATGTTAAGGCGTTAAGTTAACGTACAGTCAGTGTGGGGTTAGTGTTAGACTGCCATGAGCATAAGATTATATTGGAGATTATCATTAAATTGTTTTGCTGATAAAACAGACAAATAaccattcaaacacacacacacacacacacacacacacacacacaccgtctctAATGTGTCCTTCTGGGTAATGCAGCATGCTcttaattattcattacacaGTTTATTAACCTCACACTAATGTTAATATACTGAACAGCAAGCACATGATTGCTCATTAATCAGctttaaaaagagagaaaaaaaaaaaaaagaaagttatgCCTCTATAGATCCCCCTCCCTTAGCCCTGTCCTTTGACCCCCCCTGACCCTGACCCCCGTCTGAGGAAGTGTACACTTACCGAGGGAGGACAGAGAAGCCAGTGCACTGGACTGTGCCAGCTGTTTTGCAGGAGCTTTGATTCACATCAACAACAGGAACAACATGTTAAAACACAAAGCCaccattttctctctcaaagCCTCTAGACAGGAGGGTACACTGATAACGCAATATTGACAAGCGCCGCCTTGGCaagaacacaataaacaaaaacaaaacaaataaacaaaacaaaacaaaacaaaaaaatggagagaagaagagggttaaacaaacaaacacatacacagagcagTAGAGGGAGAGAACCAATCTGTACTAATGAAGTGTGTCTCTGGGAAAAAGACGATCCATTAGTAACAGTTTTCATcttgcagctttttttttttttttgtccttctcctttatttatttatttttttgcatttgcatttgatGTTATAAACATTATTAGCAGCTCATCTAATTTAGGCTTTCACATTTTGGGAAATCAAACAAACGGTCAGCAAAGACTGTGTGAGCAACTGCGTCTTGCTTTCATTGCTAAAATGGAAGGCACAGCTGAATGGGCAAAAAGAGGAGAGGACTCAGACCTTTGCCGGCTTTGCGATGCGTCTCCAAGGCGACGCGGACGATTTCTTCGTTGGTCACCTCCAGCAGAACTTCGGTCAGAAGCGTTTTGGTCAGCAGCATCTGacgtgggggggggggggggggaacacTATAAACCTTAATCTGCAAAAGTAAGCTTCATTTATAGTTATGGATATTAAGTTCAGTGcaagccttgtgtgtgtgtgtgtgtgtgtgtgtgtgtgtgtgtggggctgaCCAGCTGAAACTCTCGCTCCTCTTCAGTCATTTCCGGCTCGCTCTGCTCCTCATGTACAGGAGATGGGACTTTCAACGTAACGCTTTCCTCTGCATCgtcaccttcatcaccatcctcatcatcactgtcCTGTAATAGAAATTAAACACATATCTATACCTCACATATACAGAAATACAATGAGACTGAATATGTGTATAGAGAAGATTTGtttctcttattttttattatttcttttgatttttagGTTttctttatgttatttatttcacttgCACTGCTGCGTTAATCTGAATTTCCCCTATGGGGGATTCAAATCTCATCTCCTCTACTAGAAAACCAACCAGATATTCCATTCACTTTATGCAAATAGGTTGGTTAGGTAATCAGAGAGAAGTCCATGTTTAGCATCCATCCTTTGTTCTGTCAGGCGTTAGCGGAGCTGGCTGATATAACGCGCTAAACGCTCGTCAGAATGTCGCCTGACGGGCTATGCCAACTTGGAtgcggtttgggacacgcccacctTCTGGATCTCGATTTGATAAGGATGTAAGATGTTTGCTGAAGAGGGTGTGGTCCCAGTGAGCGAACACTTACAAACTTGCTCTTGCGTGGTAACCGGACGCCGTCTCCCTCCTCCTCGGCCTCgttgtctttttctttgtgAGCCATTTCAGCACGCTCTTTCTCCATCCTCTCCTTCTCCAGTTTCTTCTGCTTCTCACGGTCCATTTTTTCGAGGCCTTCTCGAATCCACGCAGGCAGAGTGCGCCTTTTCACAGCGTCTGGGTTCCAGATCGAGAGGAAAAACATCAAGAATGAACGTCGcaggaaaagaggaagaaatatatttatatattatatcataaaaCCTTACCAATAACTGGTGCTTCTGTTTTGATGCCCATCTGCCCAGGTGATCTGGGTCGTTCTGGTCTGAATCCTGGCATCCTGTCTCGCCTGTTTTGAGGGCCGTCGGGCCAAAATGGTGGGGGAAACCCAGTGCCAGGAGGACCAAATGCTCCGTGCTGAGCATAAAAACAGTAATCTCCATAAGAAAACCTGTAATACTTAATACTACCTTTAAAACTAATACCATAAGCTGAAGTTATAGTCAACAGATTACACTCTTCGATTAGTGATCACAAGTGATAAcattaatattatcataatgTGTATTTTATACACCTGCACCTATGTGATACCTGATAATCAAACTGGTTGACTGCCATAGGAGCGACAGGGTAGTGTTCTGGCCCGCTGTTGAACCCATGACTGTTCTGGTTAAAGACGTGATGCGGGTCACTGGTGAACTCGACGCTGTCCTGACTGTTACTGTCCTCGGATGGATTTACGATGTCCATTGGCGCCGGCGCTGGGGGAATCCAGGTCTGATCTGCGGGAGgcgggggaggaggaggaggttggcTGTGCATCCCCCACTCTACACAAGagcaaaaggggaaaaaaagatcataaataaacatcacGAAGGTGTTCCAaaggtcacagacatgccaTGGCAGACATGGTGTCTAATGcatcatttgggacacaacCTGTGAGATCTGAACTGCCTACCTGGCTGCCACATCCTATTAAAACTGGAGTCATTCTGAAAGTTTGTGTGATTGTTATGAGCTTCGAGTCCCGCCGTGTCCTGCCCGTTAGGctgcggcggcggcggcggctgctgctgctgctgctgctccatTGTGGTGCCACTCGACTCCTTCTGCGCGATCCATGCCTGAGCTAAAGCCGCCCAGTCCACctgacctgaaacacacacagtcggGAGATTCTGTGAGACAGCCCATCATGGTTCTGGAAACCTTACTGCCTTTTTTCAAGTCACCTACCTGGATCTTGCTGATGCTGAAACGACTGCATCCACTGCTGCTGACTCAGAGGCCATTGTTGCCAGGGCTGACCTCCCTGGTCCCACATCTCTAAATCTTCAATGCACTTAGCCTGCAAGAAAAACAAGCAGAAAATTAAACCCAGGGTAAACAAACCACATACTCCAACTATGCAGCTCATCTCAACCACTCTGTTTTCCCCATTACATGACCTTTGGCTTGTGTTAGATAAAGGGGGggacatatataaatacattcatgcgcacacaaattatttaaagatgttcacttccagaacaagaatctacaaataatttcctcacccttgtcatccaagatgttcatgtctgtctttcttcagtcgtaaaagaaatgatgttttttgaggaaaacatttcaggattttagtgAACTTCTATGGTGCCCCCGAGTTCCAATACATAATACATAGCGTCACAGAtacgcatcccagagctagtgctagacagTATACTGATATATAATGGCTGATGGTTTTgctagataagacccttcttcctgggctgggatcatTTAGAGCTCATTGAAGCtgtatttaaactgtattttggaCCTCGCGGGCACCACAGAAGTTcactaaaatcctgaaatgttttcctcaaaaaacataatttctatacgactgaagagagaaagacatgaacattttggatgaccagggggtgaAGAAATTATtagtagatttttgttctggaagtgaacatCTCCTTTAAAACCGGCGTGTATTGAATTGACCGTGATGGTTAATAAAGAGCAAAATAATATCGTGCGATTAACCGCTTTTCCCTCAACATATTCAGACctactgtttgtgtgttaatTAAAGCACTATGGCATTAAACATTTCTGCAAAACACTGAGAAGTGACCCGATGGACTCTGGGCTCGTGCACAAGAGTATAACGAGCAGAAGACTCCAGCTCTATGACAACACAGCGGATGAATAAGAGCTGAAGCTGACATCTCTTCCAGCCCAATAAACCgccatatatatttattcaccaCTCCTTGACTTCACAAATCCTGAACTCGTTCCCTTGAAGCTATTAAACATTACACGGAGTTATAACAAAACGTTAGCGCTGTTATAAACGCGTTATACGGCGCTGCtatgctaacgctaatgctagGCCTCGAATATGAACACAGGCATgcattaaaagcaaaaaaatgtcGCCTCATAACATACACTGACGCTAACATCCCCGCATTTCGAAAAGGATAGGTGCAAATATTCTAAAAATATGATCACTTATTAGCGtataatgtttgtatttttatttcttttgcacAATCCGCTGCGCTCCCCTACCTCTGATGCGGCCTGCACAGAAAATGGCGTTTATTTGATTAACCGGAAGTGCTTTTCGCTAAGCAAAGCGGATGCGTTTGAATCGCTTCGCATTGGCACAAAtaggacttttattttttgtgattaaatttttttattgcttttgcaTATAAAGGGTCACATACAATTGTATACAATTGCTTCTTTACAATAAACAGCTCAAACTGACCATCTGAACCCCTCCAAACATCCCCACCCCCCAGCGGTCCCCAAAGTCCAGGCGCGAgtgggacttttatttttatttttttgtgattaattttttttattgcttttgcaTAGAAAGGGTCATATACAATTAAATTGCTTCTTTACCATAAACAGCTCAAACTGACCCTCTGAACCCCTCCAAACATCCCCACCCCCTGGCGGTCCCTAAAGTCCAGGTAGGAATGGGACTTTTATCAGAACGCTCTTTTATTTACGATATTAGCTgcttaataacaaaaataattttgCTATCGaactgaattgttttttttttgttttgttttgttttgttttgttttaaaagcaGATGTTTTCCCCCTAAGGGATGCCGTGGCTTCACAAGACAAATGAGCCTGCCACTTAATACACAGCATGGGACTTTTAGTTTGTAGAACTACTGCATAAGACATGGGGGAACGCTGTTATAGGCAAATTATGGATCAACGACGAGTTGGAATTATATCTAAAGAAATCCATTATAAATTCCTCAACAATCAAATGAGCTCTTGAGGAAAAGATTCAGTATGGATCacaataattgtgtgtgttttgtgtgtgaggaTAATACCGAAACAACCTAACACTTATTTACCTTCTGTGATTTCTCTTCAGCTTTCTGGGATGATATGCTTGATTGGTTGGTCACTAAAATACATGCCCTTCcaccattatattatatttggcATGCTGCTGCCTGATAATAAAGCTGACTTCCttgtaaatgtcattttattactTGGGAAGTTCTTTATTCACAAATGTAAAAACCCTAAAGACCAgaccttccttcttttttttcctgttttcatAAGAGACCAAGAAAATAATGTTCTCCTTTCACTAAAGCAtatgcattaaaaaataatggaatAAAACTTCTTATATGCCGTGAATTTAGCATTATCTATGAAAATTAAATGGACCCTCtagcacccccccccctttttgtattaattgttttctccttctctctttgttGGTTGATTTGTTTATGATCATGCGGTATTCCTACAATTACTATAATGTACTAGTTTTGTAAATTTGTTCtgtgtcttgttttgtttgaatTGTTCTAAATATTGAATGCTTTAATGACAAATTGTTTGCATTATAATAATAGCagataaaaattttttttttttaaaaaaaaggttggaATTATATGGCGCCTGCAACCAccttgaatatttatttatttatttatttatttatttatttatttatttatttatttatttatttatttatttatttatttttaaagattattttcctataactgaaCTCCCAGAGAGTCTGAGACACCAGTCTTACAAGAGAAATTTGTCAGCTTacctttttatccatttctaggtACATTGAATGAACTGGAATGTCCAACAGTCCACCTATTTCCTCGTATTGCTTACATTAAAACAGCCAACAGTCTCTCACCAGCCTTtctaatttctctctctctctctctctctctctctctcagtcattcAGACAAAAATGTAGATTGTCAGGTTACTGATAAAACTCAAAGCTAACTTATTAAGTAGTGTGTCCTTCCACTTACAGGTTTAAATCTAATGCCTTTGTTATATGTTCAACATTATTGTTACTATAGGACGATTTTATGCCCCCAAAAACTAATAAACAGATGCCAGTGGGTTTTTAAAATGCCAGTACAAATCTAAAACATTTGGCAAACCATAAATATATCCAAAACAAAACGACGTATTATTATATAAGTACCTGATGTGAAGAGAAAGTGAAGTGCCAGACCAGTTCTGACCACACGAGGGCGCCGTGTGACTTCTTCTCTACAACAATCTCGACCTGTGCCCTGAGATAGTTTGGTGTACTTACCTCAAATGTTTCCTTTGAACATGGCTTTTAGAATAAGAATAAGTCTAAAACTAAACAAACGTTTCATTTCAACGTCAAACTGCAATGACATTGAAAAGTTCAACATGTCTCATACTCTACTGCAAATACCTGGGTGTCACACCCATGCGTGGGTCTTCCCCAACCTCAAAGTTCCAAGCACGTAGCTGTGTCATTATAGGATGTACAAAGCCCTGACCTTTCCTcctctgaacacctttgggatgaattgaaGCAGATCTTTTTGCCCAACAGCAGTGCCAGTTCTTATTAATGCTCTTGTGCATTTGAGTCCATAAAGATAGGAATTTTAGGAAGTATGCAACCCCAATTACAAATATTTTAGACAGTATGGGTGTTTAGGAGCAGTACCGTGTTCTATTAAGTTCTTAAAATCGGTGTGTGGAGTTGATACGATTCGATATACCTACATACATCGATcatgtataacattatgaccacctgcctaatattgtgtcggtcacccttttgctgccaaaacggccATGACCCAtgaaggcatggactccactagatccctaaaggtgtgctgtgggatctggcaccaagatgttagcagcagatcttttaagtccttGGACTTAAaagacacttttgatagatactgaccactgcagaccgggaatatctccacaagagctgcagttttggagatgctctgatccagtggtctagccatcacaatttagcccttcgtcaaactcgctcaaatccttacgcttgtccatttttcctgcttctaacacatcaactttgaggacaaaatgttcattttgtgtgttcaagttcatcagtcttattcacttcacctgtcagtgctcgtAATGTTATACTTGATCGTCGTATATTCTTAGGTTTTAATGCTATTTACAGTTGTGTGCCCATTTTTACATATTTCTAGTCTTGTCTAGTTTTGGGCATCAAAATGCTATTTAAGTTTATCACATTGCTCTACCATAAATAGAGCTTTGAAATATAAAACTATAgcttcatttacagcatttggcagaaacccttatccagagcagcttacatttatcttatttatacaactgaacagttgagggttaagggctttgctcaagggccccaaaTGTGTCAGCTTCCTGGGATTTGATCTCATAACCGTTTAATCAGTAGTCCACTGTCTGATAATTGATGTTAGCATTCACATACACCCACATGGCCAATATTTAACTTCTTTTCACATCATTGGCACTTAAAGCTCAAGCAAGGAATGGattttgctttgtttattaGTGCATCCTTTTTATCGTTTTTATCTTCTAACAATAGGGTTCGTCTTGGAGGAAGCCAACGTATACCGAAATGGCAAGATGATTGACTGTTGAAATTACATAAAGACGATGATGACAGTGACATCTCATGCCATTTTAATGCAGCTCTAGATAATGCATGACATTACCATATTTCTTGGTAAATGTTGATTACATCTatcagattgagagagagagagagagagagagagagagtacattaGAAGTAAAGAAAAAGGGTTTTCTGCTGGAGGGAAACCATGCAGAGTCTCAGAGTCATTTCTGGGAAATGTGGTGCATTGTGAGtaattgctctctctctctctctctctctctctctctctctctctctctctctctctctctctctctctctctctctctctctctctctctctctctctctctctctctctctctctctctctctctctctctgtctcttgtttGTACGATCACTGTGACCCAGTGTTGCAGGTCCATAGATTTCTGAGGATAAATTTGAACTGTTTCCACACATCGATTAGAGGTTTGACATTTGCTATACATGATATTAACAATATTAATCTTCTCCAGGTTGAATAGATGATTTAaaatccactgtgaccctgatgaatgactgaaatgaatggatatgtattgtgtggtgtttgcGCTGTAAATGtgctaatgtaatgtatttgtaAAGTTGTGAATAGAATTTAGAGGGAGTTTTTGTTCCTCTGCTGGTTTTAGGGCTGATTTTGATCTGGCAGCCTTGCTGGGTAAAAATCCACTCTAGCTTTAACTCTATAACAGTATGAGGCTCTGATGGTTAGCACTTTCCCAGCATTGTTTTGCCCCACATGCTGTAGCAAGTCAGTTGTTGTTGCTGAATGGAGTGAGTGGAGGGAAAAGTGAACAGACTGAGAGACTGTAACAGAGGTATAGTCAAAGAGTAGGTCTGGTTTCTGCTATATAATCTGCTCAGTTCAGTGGAGGACACTAGCTCCAGGATCTCCCGTAGATCCTGCTTCAGTTCAGGGTGAGTAAGGGACAGGCTTTGCTGTAGATAGATAGTTGGGTGGCAGCAGACCCAGGTTGCTGGAGGACAGCAGGTCCAAGATGCACTATAAGCTGTGTTCAATTTAGTGGGGGACAGCATGACCAAGAGAAGGTCCAGGTTCTGCTGTAGACCTTGTCCAGTAGCGGATAGACAGTGCAGGCTATCTGGTAGGCCTGTTTTAATGGGGTATAGAAGGTCCAGGACACAGTATTAGTAGAGGACAGCATGAACAAGAAATGTAGCCCATGTTTTAATGAGGGGTCAACAAGTCCAGGCTCTGCTATAGACCCTGTCCATGTTCTGGCTCTGTAAGCTTTGAAAGGGGTATAGTAGGCCCTCTACAGTTAGAGACAGGACATGCAGTAGGCCCTTTTCAGTTGGGTACAGCAGGTCCAGGACATGCAGTAGGCCCTGTTCTCTTGGAGACAGCATCTCCAGGACATGCAGTAGGCCCTTTTCAGCTGGAGACAGCAGGTCCAAGACATACACAAGGCTCTGTTCTGTTAGAGACAGCATGTCCAGGACATGCAGTAGGCCCTTTTCAGTTGGATACAGCAGGTCCAGGACATGCAGTAGGCCCTGTTTAGCTGGAGACAGCAGGTCCAGGACATGCAGTTGGCTCTGTTCTGTTAGAGACAGCAGGTCCAGGACATGCAGTTGGCTCTGTTCAGTTGGAGACAAGAGGTCCAGGACATGAAGTAAGCCCTGTTCAGTTGGAGACAGCAGATCTAGGACATGCAGAAGGCCCTGTTCTGTTAGAGACAGCAGGTCCAGGAAATGCAGTAGGCTGTGTTAAATTGGAGACAGCATCTTCAACTTTATCATCATTTTCTCCATAATTTGATTTGGAGGAGAAActaaaatttatattaattacatttacagtatttaacaaatgctcttatccagagcaacttattattactactgctgGTTTAGaggctttttttgttgttgtaagaAATACAACACCTTTTTGAAAACTCACTTGCTAAACGTACTAGAGAAGTCAAAAATGTACTGACACTTCTGAATCCAACATCAACATTTATAGCTTAAAAGTAATGTAAGTATCTTATAATGGTCTGATTAGGCCGGGTAATTGACCAGAGGTTGAGTAATGTTTAGCACCACTTATCTTCTGCAGATGGAGACTGGACCATCCAGGCTTCATCATGAGGACGAGGAGTATGTTTGCTCTGAAAGGCCAGCGGTAAGGACTGGTAATAATACTGTTCAATGTTCTTGTACTTCATGAACCCATCTGATTTGACCTGTGTGCAGGATAAACAAGAGGCACAGCCCTCCACCTTTCCATGTGAGTGGAACGTCTGTGTTTAACCATGAATATGTCATACCTTGTCCTTAactttgtttacttttaaaggAAGTGGATAAAAACCCTCAGTATAAAAAGCTGAATattaggaaataataataaacataaagacAATTAAAGCTTTATACATTATGCTTCATTTGTGATTATTTCATTTGAATGAGATGACTAAAAATTCTTTGTCTATGCAAAAACataaattattatgaattaaCCACCGTAAATCTTAGCCTACATGGctagtcatgtttttttttctggaaaggGTGTCTACAAAAACTCTATATTATATAACTCTATACacccatggtgagcagaaaagcatctcagaacaggAATACAGGGGCTAGCAGTTACCAGTACATCTAAACTATCTAATTAACGTTTGGAAAAACATCGCCTGGTCTGATGCATCTCCGTTTTCTCTGGAAGGGTCAAAAttggtgtcatcagcatagatCAGTGGATGAAATCTGCCTTGTCTCAACAGTTCAGCTGCTTGCGGTGATTGTAATGGTGccaggaatgttttcttggcatgCACTGGGCCCCTTAATATCAACATCTCTGTGGGCTATTGCTGACCATGTGCATTCAGATCAGTGTACTTCAGTGGTCTTCAACAGTCAACATGAACCATGATTCCATACCACAAAGAAGAGTATAAAAAGAAGAAACCGGTGTCCTTAGCGGGTTACCTTTTTCGgccatttagcagacacccttatccagagcaacaaaCATTTGAGGGTTGGTAGCTTGATGgatctgaactcacaaccttcagatcagtaacccaacactttaaccactaacaCATCCCCCTGTTACTTTAGCTAGTATGGTCAGtacagtgttcctaataaagtgactgctaagtgtatatatgtattaaatcaGATAATGAACTACTGTTTTACTCATAAACCATATACAAGATCTACAATCCGGGAAATTATAATCCTATAAATCTATTGACTTGAGGGTTTAAGATTAACTTTAAGATTCAATTTCTTTTGAGGAACCaaaattccttccttccttccttccttccttccttccttccttccttccttcctccctccctccctccctctctctct
Encoded proteins:
- the pnisr gene encoding arginine/serine-rich protein PNISR, which gives rise to MWDQGGQPWQQWPLSQQQWMQSFQHQQDPGQVDWAALAQAWIAQKESSGTTMEQQQQQQPPPPPQPNGQDTAGLEAHNNHTNFQNDSSFNRMWQPEWGMHSQPPPPPPPPADQTWIPPAPAPMDIVNPSEDSNSQDSVEFTSDPHHVFNQNSHGFNSGPEHYPVAPMAVNQFDYQHGAFGPPGTGFPPPFWPDGPQNRRDRMPGFRPERPRSPGQMGIKTEAPVIDAVKRRTLPAWIREGLEKMDREKQKKLEKERMEKERAEMAHKEKDNEAEEEGDGVRLPRKSKFDSDDEDGDEGDDAEESVTLKVPSPVHEEQSEPEMTEEEREFQLMLLTKTLLTEVLLEVTNEEIVRVALETHRKAGKAPAKQLAQSSALASLSSLGGLGAYGSDESEDERSLKGSDSSDTDEEELRHRIRQKQDAFRRKEQERQELEEHVVTNPEPPGLGSRERERESHEDEPLDSKHKQEVKEREVVEAGQRSEVSEVKHPESRRSRTSSSSSSSSSSVSSSSSSTSSSSSSRSSSPRRKRRRSRSASRGTRRRSRSRSSRRNHSERGDRERRWSSRDRSSARYRKRSRSRDRRRSRSRSHSRRKRTRSRDRERRKERSPSRDKEKKKRDKELEKKKDKQKAREKEREKEKERERERERERERERDASSAREDESRSKKKRRESDTISRQDSRSSRKSSAKPNRKYSDSDSSRSPSPEVSKGKKSKKNKRSRSRSTEKSHKSGKKASRKHKSKSRSRSNSPSRRRR